One region of Turicibacter bilis genomic DNA includes:
- the recD2 gene encoding SF1B family DNA helicase RecD2 — protein MGEANYIQGIFLDSIFFNEDNGFSIGTVLVTEYQCNEEQLKLAYKSVDEKVIDTLGLNDKEEHHKITVSGYFPKLVSHKTYRFNGSLTQHPKYGWQFQATSYDSVTVRGKSSLVHYLSSDIFEGIGQKTAEKIVETLGENAIDVILRNRQALDEVPKLSKKLADKLYATLVDQQGTEQILAPLYGYDLSPRLVMKIFKKYQYQALEIIQENPYRLIDDIEGIGFIKADELAKRLGVASDDPRRIRAALLYVIDQIAIQKGHTYVYHKQLLQSALQYLNQKSNQLLDLAQIEGQIQALIQKKKIYIEGDFLFIPLLVNSEKGIAESIMRLQTEVQAEDEQVLNTISELKDEMAITYSPEQEEAIKMALKQPVSIITGGPGTGKTTVVQGILKAYGLLHHLSLDPTKYATSEKPFPIALAAPTGRAAKRMTETTGLKASTIHRLLGYGVDGVFQHDEFSQLDYDLIIIDESSMLDTLLAFQLFQSIKTGAQVILVGDDNQLPSVGPGQVLKDLIESGAIPLTRLLTVHRQAQDSSIISLAHAVKNNHLPDDLRVKKPDRLYVEATHQQIPVYLKQIVENAISKGYTANEVQILVPMYRGDCGIDSLNVMLQEIFNPPDEQNKREMTFGQRIFRIGDKVLQLANQPETGVMNGDVGEVIGISYKNENDDKEEKLIACFDTKEVTYKKGDLQNLTHAYCVSVHKSQGSEYPIVILPMTHAYHVMLQKKLIYTAITRAKRSLIVIGEYLAFDKGVKNEGEERQTTLRLRFDLQKEQVPKENPFADYFKEHHIPFDYLDEEQLEGITPYDFMEE, from the coding sequence ATGGGAGAAGCCAACTATATTCAAGGGATATTTTTAGATTCTATATTTTTTAATGAGGACAATGGCTTCTCTATTGGAACTGTTTTAGTGACTGAGTACCAATGCAACGAAGAACAACTAAAATTGGCATATAAATCCGTGGATGAGAAAGTGATTGATACGTTAGGGTTAAATGATAAAGAAGAACATCATAAAATTACAGTATCAGGTTATTTTCCTAAATTAGTGTCTCATAAAACGTATCGTTTTAATGGAAGTTTGACGCAACATCCAAAATACGGGTGGCAATTTCAAGCGACGTCATATGACAGTGTCACGGTTCGTGGGAAATCGTCACTTGTTCATTATTTGAGTAGCGATATCTTTGAGGGAATTGGACAAAAAACAGCTGAAAAGATTGTAGAGACATTAGGAGAAAATGCGATTGATGTCATTTTAAGAAATCGTCAAGCGTTAGATGAGGTGCCGAAACTTTCTAAGAAGTTAGCCGATAAATTATATGCAACGTTAGTTGATCAACAAGGGACGGAACAAATTTTAGCACCACTTTACGGTTACGATTTAAGCCCTCGATTAGTCATGAAGATTTTTAAAAAATATCAGTATCAGGCCCTTGAGATTATTCAAGAGAATCCTTATCGTTTAATTGATGATATTGAGGGAATCGGTTTTATTAAAGCTGATGAACTGGCAAAACGATTAGGGGTTGCAAGTGATGACCCAAGACGCATTCGTGCAGCTTTACTTTATGTCATCGATCAAATTGCGATTCAAAAAGGTCATACGTATGTGTATCATAAACAGCTTCTTCAAAGTGCTCTACAATATTTAAATCAAAAGTCGAATCAATTATTGGACTTAGCTCAAATTGAAGGTCAAATCCAAGCGTTAATTCAAAAGAAAAAGATCTATATTGAAGGAGATTTTCTATTTATTCCGCTTCTTGTGAATAGTGAAAAGGGCATTGCTGAATCAATCATGAGGCTTCAAACCGAAGTTCAAGCAGAAGATGAGCAAGTCTTAAATACGATTAGCGAATTAAAGGACGAAATGGCGATCACTTATTCTCCTGAGCAAGAAGAGGCTATTAAAATGGCGTTAAAACAGCCAGTTAGTATCATTACAGGTGGACCAGGAACAGGTAAAACGACCGTTGTTCAAGGGATTTTAAAAGCTTACGGCTTACTTCATCACCTTTCACTTGATCCCACTAAATATGCTACTTCTGAAAAGCCATTTCCAATTGCTTTAGCTGCCCCCACTGGGCGTGCTGCCAAACGAATGACAGAAACGACAGGACTTAAGGCCTCAACCATCCATCGTTTACTTGGTTATGGCGTAGATGGTGTTTTTCAGCATGATGAGTTTTCTCAGCTTGACTATGACTTAATTATCATTGATGAAAGTTCAATGCTTGATACCCTACTTGCTTTTCAGCTTTTTCAAAGTATCAAAACTGGCGCACAAGTTATTTTAGTTGGTGATGATAATCAGTTACCGTCGGTTGGGCCGGGACAGGTATTGAAAGATTTAATTGAAAGTGGGGCTATTCCCCTAACGAGATTATTAACCGTTCATCGTCAGGCACAAGACTCATCCATTATTTCCTTAGCTCATGCGGTGAAAAATAATCATCTTCCAGATGATTTACGAGTGAAAAAGCCTGACCGTTTATATGTTGAAGCGACACACCAACAGATTCCTGTTTATTTAAAGCAAATTGTTGAAAATGCCATTTCCAAAGGGTATACGGCTAATGAGGTTCAGATTCTAGTTCCGATGTATCGAGGTGATTGTGGGATTGATAGTTTAAATGTCATGTTACAAGAAATTTTCAATCCACCTGATGAACAAAATAAGCGTGAGATGACGTTTGGTCAACGTATTTTTCGAATTGGTGATAAAGTCTTACAGTTAGCCAATCAACCAGAAACGGGAGTGATGAATGGTGATGTAGGAGAAGTCATTGGTATTTCTTATAAAAATGAAAATGATGATAAAGAAGAAAAGCTGATTGCTTGTTTTGATACGAAAGAAGTGACCTATAAAAAAGGTGATCTTCAAAACTTAACACACGCTTACTGTGTCTCAGTTCATAAATCACAAGGATCAGAATATCCCATTGTAATTTTACCAATGACGCATGCTTATCATGTCATGCTTCAAAAAAAGCTCATTTATACAGCAATTACGCGTGCTAAAAGATCATTGATTGTCATTGGTGAATATTTAGCCTTTGATAAAGGAGTTAAAAATGAAGGCGAAGAACGTCAAACGACATTAAGACTTCGTTTTGATCTTCAGAAGGAACAAGTGCCAAAAGAAAATCCATTTGCTGATTACTTTAAAGAGCACCATATTCCATTTGATTATTTGGATGAAGAACAATTGGAAGGGATAACGCCATACGACTTTATGGAGGAATAG